In Nocardia sputorum, a single genomic region encodes these proteins:
- a CDS encoding M50 family metallopeptidase, whose amino-acid sequence MDRAEFFERGASIADRLTTTQAQPPWWLVVAAAVVALALVGYTPVWRLTRNIVTIAHEGGHALVALLTGRKLNSIRLHSDTSGLTVSSGKPYGLGMILTTMAGYPAPPLLGLGFAALLGASRITLMLWTAIALLAALLIKIRNVYGGITVLGLGAVVFVVSWFGTDTLQAGFAYLGAWFLLFAGARPVLELQRSRSRQQRARYQEVDSDADQLARLTRLPGLLWVLVFGAVAVGSLLLGAWLLVSAIAEVCLPGTPSGSCFEAR is encoded by the coding sequence GTGGACAGAGCGGAATTCTTCGAGCGCGGCGCCTCCATCGCCGATCGTCTGACGACGACGCAAGCGCAACCGCCGTGGTGGCTGGTGGTGGCGGCCGCCGTGGTGGCGCTCGCGCTGGTGGGTTACACACCCGTCTGGCGGCTGACCCGCAATATCGTCACCATCGCGCACGAAGGCGGGCACGCCCTGGTCGCGTTGCTGACCGGCCGGAAGCTCAACAGCATTCGCTTGCATTCGGACACCTCGGGTCTCACGGTGTCGAGCGGAAAACCGTACGGGCTCGGGATGATCCTCACCACGATGGCGGGCTATCCCGCCCCGCCGCTGCTCGGTCTCGGCTTCGCCGCGCTGCTGGGCGCGAGCCGGATCACGCTGATGCTGTGGACCGCCATCGCCCTGCTCGCCGCGCTGTTGATCAAGATCAGGAATGTCTACGGCGGCATCACGGTGCTCGGCCTGGGCGCGGTGGTCTTCGTCGTCTCCTGGTTCGGCACGGACACGCTGCAAGCGGGATTCGCGTATCTGGGCGCCTGGTTCCTGCTGTTCGCCGGGGCGCGGCCGGTGCTCGAGCTGCAGCGCAGCCGCTCCCGGCAGCAACGTGCCCGCTATCAGGAGGTCGATTCCGACGCCGATCAGCTCGCCCGGCTCACCCGGCTGCCCGGCCTGCTCTGGGTTCTCGTGTTCGGCGCCGTCGCCGTGGGTTCACTGCTACTCGGCGCGTGGCTGCTCGTCTCCGCCATCGCCGAGGTCTGCCTGCCCGGCACGCCCTCCGGCTCCTGCTTCGAGGCACGCTGA
- a CDS encoding DUF5995 family protein — translation MADILARPSHALARHSFSALTSAVAVLLAAITLSPTAFAAPAGTACGTPLTPAETATITELSDTGTLTGSSLTQLEQAVDRHRRITEILVAHRDLRGVFALGLDAVEHAAVLPLQRDPASFDDPEWAHRISLELLSRFLHTVHAEFTGAPADPHWAHYFALTRRCELSPARVAMAGYNAHLTVDLSYSVAAVGSTTANARDYYRIVDAIAQHGALIVEATKAVYGGDLGPLWRFYFVGEGLDLLLGRGVATGPLLRLADAGANVVIFANGLALQDPAAAPAAVAEIDALWRALDPAFQALSDIGAL, via the coding sequence ATGGCGGACATTCTCGCGCGCCCATCGCATGCCCTTGCCCGGCACAGTTTTTCGGCATTGACGTCGGCCGTCGCAGTGCTGCTCGCCGCAATAACGCTCTCCCCGACCGCCTTCGCCGCACCGGCTGGCACGGCCTGCGGCACACCGTTGACTCCGGCCGAGACGGCCACGATCACGGAACTGTCCGACACCGGGACGCTGACCGGTTCCTCGCTGACACAACTAGAGCAGGCAGTCGACCGGCACCGGCGAATCACCGAGATCCTGGTCGCCCACCGCGACCTGCGCGGTGTGTTCGCCCTCGGCCTCGACGCGGTCGAGCATGCCGCCGTGCTGCCGCTGCAACGCGATCCCGCGTCGTTCGACGACCCGGAATGGGCGCACCGGATCAGCCTCGAGCTGCTCTCGCGCTTCCTGCACACGGTGCATGCCGAATTCACCGGGGCGCCCGCCGACCCGCACTGGGCGCACTACTTCGCACTGACCCGTCGCTGCGAACTGTCCCCCGCGCGCGTCGCGATGGCCGGTTACAACGCGCATCTGACCGTCGACCTGTCCTACTCGGTCGCCGCGGTAGGCAGCACGACCGCCAACGCGCGCGACTATTACCGCATCGTCGACGCGATCGCCCAGCACGGCGCGCTGATCGTCGAGGCGACCAAAGCCGTCTACGGCGGCGACCTCGGGCCGCTGTGGCGCTTCTACTTCGTCGGCGAGGGCTTGGACCTGCTGCTGGGCCGGGGCGTGGCGACCGGTCCGTTGCTCCGGCTGGCCGACGCGGGCGCCAACGTCGTCATCTTCGCCAACGGCTTGGCGCTACAGGATCCAGCCGCGGCGCCCGCCGCCGTCGCCGAGATCGACGCGTTGTGGCGCGCACTCGATCCGGCTTTCCAAGCCCTTTCGGATATCGGCGCGCTCTAG
- a CDS encoding gluconokinase: MGVTGSGKTTVGTALAEALGVEYAEGDDFHSPANVAKMAAGIPLDDADREPWLDALAAWMAERSGQGGVVACSALKRAYRDRLRASASYAFFLHLDVPRDELQRRVAARRGHFMPPGLLASQLATLEPLDPDEYGRTVDATRPHREVIRQAVAALHE, translated from the coding sequence ATGGGCGTGACGGGTTCGGGAAAGACGACGGTCGGCACCGCCTTGGCCGAGGCGCTCGGGGTCGAGTACGCCGAGGGCGACGATTTCCACTCGCCCGCGAACGTCGCGAAGATGGCGGCGGGGATCCCGTTGGACGACGCCGACCGGGAACCCTGGCTCGACGCGCTGGCCGCGTGGATGGCCGAGCGATCCGGACAGGGAGGCGTCGTCGCTTGCTCCGCCCTCAAACGGGCCTATCGCGACCGGCTGCGCGCGTCCGCTTCCTACGCGTTCTTCCTGCACCTGGACGTGCCCCGGGACGAACTCCAGCGTCGCGTGGCCGCGCGCCGGGGACATTTTATGCCGCCGGGCCTGCTCGCTTCGCAACTGGCCACCCTGGAGCCGCTGGATCCCGACGAGTACGGCCGCACCGTCGATGCGACCCGACCGCACCGGGAAGTGATCCGGCAAGCCGTGGCGGCGCTGCACGAGTGA
- a CDS encoding LLM class F420-dependent oxidoreductase, which produces MELRIFTEPQQGASYDTLLTVAKATEDLGFDAFFRSDHYLSMGGADGLPGPTDAWITLAGLARETKRIRLGTLVTAATFRLPGPLAIQVAQVDQMSGGRVEFGLGSGWFAEEHAAYGIPFPADKFARLEEQLAVITGLWATKPGDTFSYDGKHYQLTDSPALPKPVQDPIPVLIGGQGATRTPRLAAQYASEFNMPFSSLEDSARQFDRVRAAAEAYGRAADDLVYSNALVVCVGANDAEVARRAAAIGREVDELKANGLAGSPAEVVDKIGRYAEIGTGRVYLQVLDLSDLAHLELISAQVQSQL; this is translated from the coding sequence ATGGAACTACGCATCTTCACCGAGCCGCAGCAGGGTGCCAGCTACGACACCCTGCTCACCGTTGCCAAGGCCACCGAGGACTTGGGATTCGACGCGTTCTTCCGCTCCGACCACTACCTGAGCATGGGCGGCGCCGACGGACTGCCCGGCCCCACCGACGCCTGGATCACCCTCGCCGGACTGGCCAGGGAGACCAAGCGCATCCGCCTGGGCACCCTGGTCACCGCCGCCACCTTCCGGCTGCCAGGACCGCTGGCGATCCAGGTGGCGCAGGTGGACCAGATGTCCGGCGGCCGGGTCGAATTCGGCTTGGGCAGTGGATGGTTCGCCGAGGAGCACGCCGCGTACGGCATCCCGTTCCCCGCCGACAAGTTCGCCCGGCTGGAGGAACAGCTGGCCGTGATCACCGGGCTGTGGGCCACCAAACCCGGCGACACCTTCAGCTACGACGGCAAGCACTATCAGCTCACCGACTCCCCCGCGCTGCCCAAACCGGTGCAGGACCCGATCCCGGTGCTGATCGGCGGGCAGGGCGCCACCCGCACCCCGCGGCTGGCCGCGCAGTACGCGAGCGAATTCAACATGCCGTTCTCCTCGCTCGAGGACAGCGCGCGGCAGTTCGACCGGGTGCGCGCCGCCGCGGAGGCATATGGCCGCGCCGCCGACGACCTGGTCTACTCCAACGCGCTGGTGGTCTGCGTCGGCGCGAACGACGCCGAGGTGGCGCGCCGCGCCGCGGCGATCGGACGCGAAGTGGACGAGCTGAAGGCCAACGGCCTGGCCGGTTCGCCGGCCGAGGTGGTGGACAAGATCGGCCGGTACGCCGAGATCGGCACCGGCCGCGTCTACTTGCAGGTGCTGGACCTGAGCGATCTCGCCCATCTGGAGCTGATCTCCGCGCAGGTGCAGTCGCAACTGTGA
- a CDS encoding CocE/NonD family hydrolase — protein sequence MATLVAVLAATGFVSAPAAAEPSVDAHSVRWTALHDGPQPYADVHIDWDVPIRMSDGVVLKANVYRPVKQGGEVEQQPLPTVVNLTPYTKLMTNLIDTALAVPGLQPLTVRLVNRVNLARTPVSGFGDLLHAVDGGTMQTVLGLDRNLIRAGYTQVIADVRGTGFSQGAWDTLGEREQLDTREVIEWAAAQPWSNGRIGMSGGSYSGINQLRAAENAPAPLQAIFPVEPGSDLMRDVVAPGGGVGTTFLPLWLSTVNQLKLIPDVQSMLRGTFDWAWLQERMSDPASNVDLLAQALLTPSLDHVPPALADALDEDSYFRRGIEGHPERITVPTFVYGGWHDIFANSATKLYNAIPLPAGRKQLIVGDTYHANPGAGTGIPGAPPRLDVLQRVWFDKWLKDVDHGLGDFGPITVWEQGGGWITLGQFPQQDLNHRRVYLSAEPSGTAGKAVYDGSLTMVVPGERQTLTVAPGLAAACSRDTAQGSAGMAAVVDVCAKDSRIAERNALTFTSAPTTESTVISGPVNVHLNTVHDATDGYWSVTLNDVAPDGSSKVLTTGQLTASLRAVDEQKSSRTPAGDLTEPFNPLTLDSVQPVVPGEPVALDIAVIPTQAVLRPGHRLRIDVFAGNSPKALAFRPMLNNTQLKPQHLKLDPSAPSFAIVPTNRPLG from the coding sequence ATGGCCACCTTGGTCGCGGTACTGGCGGCGACGGGATTCGTGTCGGCGCCGGCGGCCGCGGAGCCGTCGGTGGACGCGCACAGCGTGCGATGGACCGCGTTGCACGACGGTCCCCAGCCGTACGCCGACGTGCACATCGACTGGGACGTCCCGATCCGGATGAGCGATGGCGTCGTCCTGAAGGCCAACGTCTACCGGCCGGTGAAGCAGGGCGGCGAGGTGGAGCAGCAGCCGCTGCCGACCGTCGTGAACCTCACGCCCTACACCAAGCTCATGACCAATCTCATCGATACGGCGCTCGCGGTGCCCGGCTTGCAGCCGTTGACCGTGCGCCTGGTCAACCGCGTGAATCTGGCCCGCACGCCGGTCAGCGGTTTCGGTGATCTGCTGCACGCCGTGGACGGCGGCACCATGCAGACCGTGCTCGGGCTCGATCGCAACCTGATCCGGGCCGGCTACACGCAAGTCATCGCCGACGTGCGCGGCACCGGTTTCTCCCAGGGCGCCTGGGACACCCTCGGCGAGCGGGAACAACTCGACACCCGCGAGGTGATCGAGTGGGCGGCCGCGCAGCCGTGGTCGAACGGCCGGATCGGCATGAGCGGCGGCTCGTATTCGGGCATCAACCAGTTGCGCGCCGCCGAGAACGCTCCGGCGCCGTTGCAGGCGATCTTCCCGGTGGAACCGGGCAGCGATCTCATGCGTGACGTCGTCGCGCCGGGCGGCGGCGTGGGGACGACGTTCCTTCCGCTGTGGCTCAGCACGGTCAACCAGCTGAAGCTGATTCCCGACGTGCAGTCGATGTTGCGGGGCACCTTCGACTGGGCGTGGCTGCAGGAACGGATGTCCGATCCGGCCAGCAACGTCGATCTGCTGGCCCAGGCGCTGCTCACGCCCTCGCTCGACCACGTGCCGCCCGCGCTGGCCGACGCGCTGGACGAGGACAGCTATTTCCGGCGCGGCATCGAAGGTCATCCGGAGCGCATCACCGTCCCCACCTTCGTCTACGGCGGCTGGCACGACATCTTCGCCAACAGCGCGACCAAGCTGTACAACGCGATCCCGCTGCCGGCGGGCCGCAAGCAGTTGATCGTCGGCGACACCTACCACGCGAATCCCGGTGCCGGGACCGGGATTCCGGGCGCACCGCCGCGACTGGACGTGTTGCAGCGCGTGTGGTTCGACAAGTGGTTGAAGGACGTCGATCACGGCTTGGGCGATTTCGGCCCGATCACGGTGTGGGAACAGGGCGGCGGCTGGATCACCCTCGGGCAGTTCCCGCAGCAGGACCTCAACCATCGCCGCGTGTATCTGTCGGCCGAACCGAGCGGCACCGCCGGGAAGGCTGTGTACGACGGGTCGCTGACGATGGTCGTCCCCGGCGAGCGGCAGACCTTGACCGTGGCCCCCGGCCTCGCCGCGGCGTGCTCCCGCGACACCGCGCAGGGCTCGGCCGGGATGGCCGCGGTGGTGGACGTGTGCGCGAAGGACTCACGCATCGCCGAGCGCAACGCTTTGACCTTCACCAGTGCCCCGACTACCGAGTCCACTGTCATCTCGGGGCCGGTGAACGTGCACCTGAACACGGTGCACGACGCCACCGACGGCTACTGGAGCGTCACGCTGAACGACGTCGCGCCCGACGGGTCCTCGAAGGTGCTGACCACCGGGCAGCTGACCGCCTCGCTGCGCGCCGTCGACGAGCAGAAGAGCAGCCGCACCCCGGCCGGCGACCTGACCGAACCGTTCAATCCGCTCACCCTGGACAGTGTGCAGCCGGTCGTGCCCGGGGAGCCGGTGGCGCTGGACATCGCGGTCATTCCCACCCAGGCGGTGCTGCGACCCGGCCACCGGCTGCGGATCGACGTCTTCGCGGGCAACTCGCCGAAGGCGCTGGCCTTCCGGCCCATGCTCAACAACACCCAACTGAAGCCGCAGCACCTGAAGCTGGATCCGTCGGCGCCGAGCTTCGCCATCGTGCCGACCAACCGCCCGCTGGGCTGA
- a CDS encoding dienelactone hydrolase family protein yields MTPLQRYIAEEIAADHADGLLTRREALRRLGLLGLGATAAATLLAACASTGTESSDSAPSPTAPSTPPGSAAALPTTAVTFDSPGGAPLQAAWAAAPQPRGGVLVVHENKGLTDHIRSVAGRFAGAGYSALAVDLLSAHGGTSAFTDPAAATAELSRIPPEQLVADLRAGLDELQRRVPGKKLGATGFCFGGGLTWLLLASGPSPLAAATPFYGPFPDNGDLSASKAAVLGVYAAADARVNASRPAAEAALARSGNPHQIFTAPDADHAFFNDTGQRYNATAATEAWRRVTDWYGTYLG; encoded by the coding sequence ATGACGCCGTTGCAGCGCTACATCGCCGAGGAGATCGCGGCGGATCACGCCGACGGCCTGCTCACCCGGCGGGAGGCGCTGCGCAGGCTGGGCCTGCTCGGGCTCGGCGCCACCGCCGCCGCTACGTTGCTGGCCGCTTGCGCGAGCACGGGCACCGAAAGCTCGGATTCCGCGCCGTCGCCCACGGCGCCCTCGACGCCACCGGGTTCCGCGGCCGCCCTTCCGACCACCGCCGTCACCTTCGACAGTCCCGGCGGGGCGCCGCTGCAAGCGGCGTGGGCCGCGGCGCCGCAGCCACGGGGAGGGGTGCTGGTCGTGCACGAGAACAAGGGCCTCACCGATCACATCCGTTCGGTCGCGGGACGTTTCGCGGGCGCGGGCTACTCCGCGCTCGCGGTCGACCTGCTGTCCGCGCATGGCGGCACCAGCGCGTTCACCGATCCGGCCGCGGCGACCGCCGAGCTGAGCCGCATTCCACCGGAACAACTCGTCGCCGATTTGCGCGCCGGGCTCGACGAACTGCAGCGTCGAGTGCCGGGAAAGAAGCTCGGTGCCACCGGTTTCTGCTTCGGCGGCGGCCTCACCTGGCTGCTACTGGCCTCCGGCCCGTCGCCGCTGGCCGCCGCGACGCCCTTCTACGGGCCGTTCCCGGACAACGGCGATCTGTCCGCGTCGAAAGCCGCGGTGCTCGGCGTCTACGCGGCGGCCGACGCCCGGGTGAACGCCTCCCGGCCCGCCGCGGAAGCGGCACTGGCGCGCTCGGGCAATCCGCATCAGATCTTCACCGCTCCCGATGCGGACCACGCTTTCTTCAACGACACCGGTCAGCGGTACAACGCGACGGCGGCCACCGAGGCGTGGCGTCGCGTAACCGACTGGTATGGAACGTATCTCGGCTGA
- a CDS encoding PQQ-dependent sugar dehydrogenase, with amino-acid sequence MVLTACGAENSTGPDSTPPAAGTVAPSDPAGRPDLDAAEGVAEDLDVPWGLAFLPDGAALVAERDSGRILRVGAGGAQEQVYQVPGVAARGEGGLLGLAVAPDYAESGYVYAYFTSETDNRIVRFRLDGPPEVLVSGIAEAGNHNGGRIAFGPDGMLYAGTGDAGESGRSQDPASRNGKILRLTPEGHAAPGNPFPGSPVYSLGHRNVQGLAWDRAGRLFAAEFGQNRFDEINLIEPGRNYGWPGVEGTGGAGRGFTDPLLTWTTAEASPSGIAIAGDTLYVAALRGERLWTVPLEDGRVGAPRAELRDRYGRLRTVEVAPDGALWLTTSNTDGRGDPRGGDDRVLRFPVR; translated from the coding sequence GTGGTGCTGACAGCCTGCGGAGCCGAGAACTCGACCGGGCCGGATAGCACACCTCCGGCGGCGGGCACCGTCGCACCGAGCGATCCCGCCGGTCGGCCCGACCTCGATGCCGCCGAGGGCGTGGCCGAGGATCTCGACGTGCCGTGGGGGCTGGCCTTCCTGCCCGACGGCGCGGCACTGGTCGCCGAGCGCGACTCCGGACGGATTCTGCGAGTCGGCGCGGGCGGTGCGCAGGAACAGGTGTATCAGGTGCCCGGCGTCGCCGCGCGGGGCGAAGGCGGACTCCTCGGGCTCGCCGTCGCGCCGGACTACGCCGAAAGTGGCTACGTCTACGCCTATTTCACCTCGGAGACGGACAATCGCATCGTCCGGTTCCGGCTCGACGGTCCGCCGGAGGTGCTGGTCAGCGGAATCGCCGAGGCAGGCAACCACAACGGCGGACGGATCGCGTTCGGGCCGGACGGCATGCTGTACGCCGGAACCGGTGACGCCGGGGAATCCGGACGATCGCAGGATCCGGCGAGCCGCAATGGAAAGATCCTCCGGTTGACCCCGGAAGGCCATGCGGCTCCGGGCAATCCGTTTCCCGGCTCACCGGTCTACAGTCTCGGCCACCGCAACGTGCAGGGACTGGCGTGGGATCGGGCCGGTCGCCTGTTCGCGGCGGAGTTCGGGCAGAACCGGTTCGACGAGATCAATCTGATCGAACCCGGCCGCAACTACGGCTGGCCCGGCGTCGAGGGCACGGGCGGCGCCGGCCGCGGCTTCACCGATCCGCTACTGACCTGGACCACCGCGGAAGCCTCACCGTCGGGCATCGCCATCGCCGGGGACACCTTGTACGTCGCGGCGCTGCGCGGCGAGCGGCTGTGGACGGTGCCACTCGAAGACGGCCGCGTGGGGGCGCCGCGCGCCGAATTGCGCGACCGGTACGGCCGCTTGCGCACCGTGGAGGTCGCGCCGGACGGGGCGTTGTGGCTCACCACCTCCAACACCGACGGCCGCGGCGACCCCCGTGGCGGCGATGACCGCGTCCTGCGTTTCCCGGTTCGCTAG
- a CDS encoding MarR family winged helix-turn-helix transcriptional regulator, translating into MTDHLTLDEQLCFPLYAASRAMTAVYRPKLERLGLTYPQYLVMLALWERDERSVGDVCQALDLDSGTLSPLLKRLEAAGLLERRRSAADERRVDIRLTDRGRALRAEAGDIPAQMAEASGLSMDDVTALRDILHRLTDALKSQLNEGE; encoded by the coding sequence ATGACCGATCACCTCACCCTCGACGAGCAGCTCTGCTTCCCGCTCTACGCGGCGTCCCGGGCGATGACCGCGGTCTACCGCCCGAAGCTGGAACGACTCGGGCTCACCTACCCGCAGTACCTGGTGATGCTGGCGCTGTGGGAACGCGACGAACGCAGCGTCGGCGACGTCTGCCAGGCGCTCGATCTGGATTCCGGCACGCTCTCCCCGCTGCTCAAGCGGCTGGAGGCGGCGGGCCTGCTCGAGCGGCGGAGATCGGCCGCCGACGAACGCCGCGTCGATATCCGGCTCACCGACCGCGGACGCGCCCTGCGCGCCGAAGCGGGCGACATCCCGGCCCAGATGGCCGAGGCCAGCGGCCTGTCCATGGACGACGTCACCGCGTTGCGCGACATCCTGCACCGACTGACCGACGCACTGAAGTCACAGCTGAACGAAGGAGAGTAG
- a CDS encoding organic hydroperoxide resistance protein, translating into MQILYTAEALATGDGRNGRARSTDGKIDVDLSAPKELGGNGEGTNPEQLFAAGYAACFHSALRLVGKQAEANIDDSAVGAKVGIGPNGAGGFGLAVTLEVSLPHLSREDAQALADKAHQVCPYSNATRGNIDVQVLVADD; encoded by the coding sequence ATGCAGATCCTCTACACCGCCGAGGCCCTGGCCACCGGCGACGGACGCAACGGCCGCGCGCGCAGTACCGACGGCAAGATCGACGTCGACCTGTCGGCGCCCAAGGAGTTGGGCGGCAACGGCGAGGGCACCAACCCCGAGCAGCTGTTCGCGGCCGGCTACGCGGCGTGCTTCCATTCGGCGCTGCGCCTGGTCGGCAAGCAGGCCGAGGCGAACATCGACGACTCCGCGGTCGGAGCCAAAGTCGGCATCGGGCCGAACGGCGCGGGCGGCTTCGGCCTTGCGGTTACCCTGGAGGTGTCGCTCCCCCACCTGTCCAGGGAGGACGCGCAGGCGCTCGCCGACAAAGCACACCAGGTGTGCCCGTATTCCAACGCGACCCGCGGCAACATCGACGTCCAGGTCCTTGTCGCCGACGACTGA